The genomic DNA TCAAAATCAATCCGACATTATAGTACACTTAATACATTTGAGTCTTTACAACATTTACAGTTCAAACGGTTTTAATAGTAAGAAAATAACATGAACATATAGCAATAATATCAAATGAACAGTGGACATTTTACAACAGTTCCTGAGTTGTTACACAAATCAATGACACTAATGTTTGAAGTGACTGGCTAAACACTGCAGAACACTGACCAGTAAATACTGTAAATTTATTTCCAACAGTTTTATTGCAGTATTAACAATAAGGTATGGAGTGCAAAGTATGACAATTAAAAGGTCAAAAATGATGTATTTATGTACATTAAATACTGAGTCAAACTGGACAATATGTCCAATACTCATAACATAATTAGTAAAGCACAGAAGGTCACTTATACACAGAAACAGCACTCTAGAAATCATACTTCGCCACCTTTATAGTACATATATACTTTGCAGCATAGTGGGATATATAGTATTCAAACTGACGGTTTACTCTGTACTCGTACATACTTGTTATCATTTGTGAATATAAGAGAGGCTGATACATTGTGCCTTATGAATCTGAACTCATCAGCCGTTTACAGTTTGCTGCTTATTGCCTGCataactacagtatatacaaaacAAGTTTCAACTCTTCCCCATGTGCCCAAACTAGGAACATATTTATCGTATGAACAAAGATAATGTAAAGGAGCATTGTAAAACAATTTCAGTGTACTCAGTAAAAAGTTTAAGAATTATAAAAGAGGATTTGCCCAAAAAACTGTGAAGGAGCGTAGCTTCCAGCATCTTTTACGATGCTGTGGGCCGAATATCAAATTCCACAGCTTTGAAATGGTTTtactgtataataaaaaaaagatagtgGAAAATGAGTtcaaataaaccaaataaagagtttaaaaaaaaaaggtttaaaatggGAATTAATACTAacagagaagaaaataaaaaatgctaccactttataaaaaacatgaaacagTACCACAAAATGATATTAAAATTACTTTGGCAAGTTGGTTTATTTGAGTTTGATGTGCATCAGAGAATAATGTGCCATGTTACACCTTAAACTTTACCATGTGGACCATCATTGTAGCAAGTTAaccttttgttttttgcttttgtcGTGGTTCCATTGTGTCCTCCGTCTCGGCTGTCAAATGATGAATGAAGACTTGTGGCGAAAATGGCCCTGTGAAAAACAGGAATGATAAAATGAGTGTTCAAAACTGATGCTTTAATGGTTTCATGTCTTCACAGTAAGACGTGCAATAAATGCTGTGTATGTTCTGCAGGCTGTTTACCTCATCTGCATCGCCATATACAACACCATCATTCTGTGCTGGCCAATTGTAgctgaaataaatacataaaaaaataattacataataaaatacaatatccTTGACGTAGTGTAGAATTGAAAGACCGAATAACATATTGCCTCTTCTTTAGAGTTTATACTCACTTATTTTCATTGTGACCTTTTTTGTGGAAGCATCCACGTTTAAAGGAATGACAAATGGAGGCAGTCAAACAGACGAAAACAGTCACTGCACCTAACGCCTTGAGGAAAATCCCGAGGTAGTCGACGTCATCTGCAACAGGACACAGAGAGGATATCTTCACAGTTAGGTGGCCTGAGGGCCATCACGTATTATGATCTGTAGCCAGCTATCAAGTAAAGCTATCAAACATTTGCTGCTGATACCTAGAAAATGTCATATCGTTATTAAACAAATATCTTTTATGGTCGCCGATCACACAACAAAAGTAAGACTGCTTTAGATAAAACTGATATCTTGTGATGGATGGAAAATAGTGACTCAGACGTTTAGACACTCACAGACTTCCATCATTTGTGAGGGACACTGTGCATATCCAGCATCATTCCTCGCCTGGCAGTAGTAGTCCCCCGCGTCCTCTTTCCTCACTCTTCGGAATTTCTAAGTAGACATTTTTACAGATTTCTCAGTGCAATGACAGACAGCCGCATTGTCAACAGAATGCTTAAAGGTGTTCCGTTTTCGATACATTCTTATGTTGTTTTCTAAAGACCGATTGTCCTAAATCATGTTTATGATAACATTTTATGATATGGAAATGTGTTTAGTAACACAGTTGTTATTATGTCTTTGAAGTAAACAATAAACACATCACCTTGGCTTTGAATGCAACATCATCCCTCTTTCGTATGCCAGTTTTAGGTTAATCTTCCTCACTGGCTATCTTTACACGCATAGATTAATCCTGCTATTAGTCATACGATGGTTACGGTTTTATTAAGATTAAGCTGttcacatttacattacataaGCTGTAATTGAGTATCATTGATGCTAAagcagcctggtctcacagaattccgtgaaattatcacaaactgttaacagcgcattacgtggtggtggcacggaatgtgtgaaaatcccgcgtggccaccacggaaaacagtGTCAATGAAAGTCAacgagaagatgacgtagcattaggggccgtgttcatttcacggaattctttgAGATCAGGTTGTGCTAAAGAGTCCCATGCACAAACGGAACAGCCAACATTTGACTGAAGCAGATTCTAATACAGGAATAAGTTGATTTCTAATAATATATGGTAGTAATAGTAACTAGTGGTGGGCGGATCGATACAAattgatattgatcaataccagtgtaatgagattgatactttagttttagtttctctccagtgtgcACCGCTGCGGTTCCATCAAAGAGACGACCTGGCTGCGTCTTGGTAAGAGCCGCTGCTTTCAAGTGCTGCTCCTGTCACAGCGCTGAGCAGGCAcactttgctcctcctcccccctcttgtgatttgatgttgtaccaTCACGTGACTCAGCGGCGCCAGGCAAACAATCAAGCAAGCAACCAGCCGCGCCCAGCAGAggccagcagcacacacacacacaagcaggacagagatggagcagaagaatggcagagaggaagaggagcgctgtgtggctatattttcaggccaaaaatgaaacaacggcaagctgtataatttgtaaaaaggctGTAAGGTACAGTGTTAAcacaacaaatttatacaagCATATGATAATTCTACCCTGGGTTTTAACttattaataatccaaaggAAAAATCACAAAACCACTAAAAGGTCATGAGAATTCATTCAGATTTAGCAGTTTGGTGATGCATccaccttaattattaaaaagtattggtatcggcgatactggccctgtatttacttggtatcggatcaaTACCAAATTTTGCAGTATTGCACACCACTAATAGTAactattgtttttgttgttgccatGCTTTTAGTGAAAGTTTGTGCAGACgctgaaatgtaaaataaacaagTACTAAATAGCTATCCCATCTTTCTCACCAGGCCTCCAGTGTCAGGGTTGATGATGTAGGAAGAGTTGGCGGACTTTGGGCTGTTTTTGGGCTCCTGAGGAAGCTCCTCGTTGTTGTGGTACCAGCGGTACTGAGAAGCAGGGAAGCCTTCGTTCTCCAGACATCGCAGCTCGGTTGATGTTCCAACGGTGACCGCATCTGGTACACGGCAGCGTGGTACAACAGGTTtcactgcacacagacacagacacacatcaatCTACTGCAACTACCGCCAGTTCTTGTTATGATTAagctattgattttttttaattgatttatttgattgATCACTTAATGCATAATGTCTGAATATGTCTAATAATCATTACAGGTTAGCAGAGCTTGATGTAATGACTGAGGGATGAGGAATAGCCTGACTTTTTTGGAAATACACTTGTTTGTGTTTGCTTAGTTTTAGCAaagcacttttcaaaacaaagggtgtcacaataaaagcattaaACATCAAACAAAGGATAAAGCAACAAAATGGAATTTACAAAattcatctcagcccccctaaaaatgattatatatattattaatttttgtctgttagtgacacaggacaaacaattacaggttcaaagggcttgaaatttaatatcctgtgtgtctgttgccgatgctatgcacctgtaacccagtcaaggaaagggttaacagaaacgtagttttggccaatcagaggtggttgtgccagactccagcctttggctgagtctctatctgatctgtcagagggagagcaggagtgcggttgtgaagtttaacgttggtagtccccagagaagaagttggtcatttcatggcgcagattagaaTCCACATTGAAACTTAAGCAACTacaattgctgaatgttagaacttGTGTCAGTTGGGTcattattactgtgacttataaagtaatcaggtttagttccatgatagtgttaatagtgtcaaaaaaacaTTAGCTGATGTTATTGTTCAGTAGCTAACACTggattaacacttttgcaaggcactgtatccgtgtcacattctcattaggggccgagcccccctaaaggtctcaTCCTAGAATCACCCCTGCCCAGAAATAGTCTGGCCCATAACTCCTTGTAAAATAGCGAATTTATGTTTTCACTTTTTCGGTCTTGGCAcgtattaaacaaacaaaatatataacttaattagtgagctttagaggtgctggtaggcagatgtTGCTgttggacagagtcaggctagctgttatCACCTGCTTTCATCCTTTATGTTAAGCTATGCTAATCCGCTGCTGGCTATAGCTTCAAACTGAAGCGACAGGAATAATATGCCAagtcttggcaagaaagcaaataatctgtcaaagtatttgtttaatataaatatacaatTAATTTATAATCCTTAATATAAAAACCGAATTGCACTATGATTTTCTCTTTATCTGTTAACCCAAAAGAAtgtaaaatgtaggctatgcTATGAGTCTTCAATCAAAGGCCAGTCACTGATGTGGTTCGTGCTCACCGTACCTCTTACTGCGAGGCTAATAAGTATCTCATCAAAGTCCCTTTGATCGTCGATGGCGGCCACCTCGCAGCGGTACTCTGCCGTGTCGGCCCGAGTGGTGTTAAGGATCAGGATGTTGGCTGGCTCTCTGAGCTGAGCTCTCTGCTCCAGGTCCCCTTTtaagagaggggggaaaaaaacactttacaaTTGCTCATTCACATACACAGTGTGCCTTCACAGTTCACAGAAAAACAGAATTCAATGCCAAGTTCTTTCAAGGTACCATTCATTCAGCTAAGCTTTCAGTCCTGAGACATTACTTTGAAATGCTGCGGTCTGCGGGTTAATGGAGTTTTTAAAAAAGCGGTTTACCTGCTATCCTGTTTTGAAAGTACACATAACTGGGGACACCGTTCTTAATCTTTTTCCACTCAATCCTCGGGTTGTTTGTTGAGATGGACTCTATTAAACAGGTCAGCTCGATGGCTGGGGGAACAGAGTGCatcatgaaaagaaaagctaCTTTAGCTAAATAGGGTTAGAGTGATTTTTCAGCAACTTACGCTCAAATTCATTTGCCCACACAACCTTGTCCGTGGTTCGGAGGATTACCCCAAGTGATGATGGGATGTGACCTgcgtgagaaaaaaaaaaagaaggaagacaCTAAAAGCTGAGTAGCCCTGATGGCACACAGAAGCATTTTCATTAGCAGACTTTATTAACTGGGCATGTTGCCTAACAAACAGTGGATTAGAGTGATAAATATAGAACCTCTCAGAGAGCCCTGGGATAAACATGTCTTATTAATCACTTCATATTTCTGTTTAAGAAGATTAATACCTGGGTCTAAAAATTCATTTCACATGCATTTTTAATGAGCACAGCATAGACCTTGGGCATAAACTGACTCGTGAGAATAAATATACTGACAGTAATTGATTTGGGTCCTTTTATAGTGGTTAATTGGATAATCATTTGGCTGGTGATGAAACATCGAATGAGAGAGAGCatgttttaaaagttaaaatgctggaaaaaaaaaaaatatgttttttttattgttttggctTTACTCCTGTGCCCTGCATTTGAAATGAAACCCTGACAGAAGTTAAAGCGCTGACTTTTCGGCTTTTTGTTTGACACACCCTGGGGAGCAAGTGTGGGAAGACTTTTAAACAAAGTCCCTCCAGTTTTAGGACAATGCAGCAGGACAAAAAAAACCATAAGCATACAGACAGCCAGTTTAACTGAGTATTGCTTCAATGACCAAAGACTAATAAGACCAAAGGCAAAAAAGCTCCGGAAACAAGTCCGATCTCAAGATGGGATTGCAGTCATTTATAAACCAGGGATTTCCTAATTATCTAGAATTTATTAATGTgggtttatgtgtgtttttgtattttagttCAGCATAACTTGATGGGCTGCACGTACACAACACCACATACTCTTGTACTGACGACAAGTAGAAAGGAAAACGGCcaaagaaagtaaaaataaataatgcttTTAGACAGAGTGGATGGGCTTGTCTGATTTCCGTCAAAAACAAATCTAACGTCAGAACATGAGCATCTGCACCGCTAGTTCATCAGATCTCACAAGTGTCTGGGTGACAATGTGCCTCTGAGGCATAGCTGGAATTGGACAGTGACGTGTTGATCATTAGAGCAGAACAttgtaaaacattaaaagataTTTTTGTTCAGGTTAAGTGAAAGAGCTTCTTCGCCAAATTGTGACACTAATTTACACTGAGGTTTCCATGATAAATAATTTATCCAAAtcccaaaacaaaacaaatcagaaGCGCAAAAGTAACTTGACAGTGGGAATGTGCTTAAATTGTAAGCATATTTAATCAACCGTATCTTGTTTCCCCCCGGCACAAACAACACATGATGAGATGTACTTATTTTAAGTTCACTGCATGAGTTCACTCCTTTGAGCAATCAGTGTTATTTTGTAAATGTCAGATTTTAATGGCAAGGGGCATACATCACAAGTGCCAGCAGACTGCTAATTTAAGCCGAGTAACAGAGTACAGAGCGAGGGGTGTGAACCAACAAATTAAGAAAATGTGAATAACAATTTCAAATGTACACATAATTGTTCACATGTGTCTGATTTAAAACACTGAGGATAAATAAGCATGTTCCACCTTCCACTGGTACCCTACACTCAACCTATTGTGGCTGTGCCACTTCCAAATGCAATAATTGCTGGGTACCCATATGACTAACGGCACCCATGCTGAGTAATGAAGGCATTATCGGGGCCAAATGAAGGCTGAAATTAGATAACAATATAATTATCTGAGCAGGCCTTGAATACTGCAAGACATCTCCCCACCCCCCCTGTTTGCCTGAGGCACTGTGCACTCTGACTAACTATCTATTCATTTAAAGCAGCCTCGTT from Perca fluviatilis chromosome 2, GENO_Pfluv_1.0, whole genome shotgun sequence includes the following:
- the jam3a gene encoding junctional adhesion molecule 3B isoform X2; the encoded protein is MRRCKMAIPQLIACFVLYTSLGHIPSSLGVILRTTDKVVWANEFERDLEQRAQLREPANILILNTTRADTAEYRCEVAAIDDQRDFDEILISLAVRVKPVVPRCRVPDAVTVGTSTELRCLENEGFPASQYRWYHNNEELPQEPKNSPKSANSSYIINPDTGGLKFRRVRKEDAGDYYCQARNDAGYAQCPSQMMEVYDVDYLGIFLKALGAVTVFVCLTASICHSFKRGCFHKKGHNENNYNWPAQNDGVVYGDADEGHFRHKSSFII
- the jam3a gene encoding junctional adhesion molecule 3B isoform X1, whose protein sequence is MRRCKMAIPQLIACFVLYTSLGHIPSSLGVILRTTDKVVWANEFEPIELTCLIESISTNNPRIEWKKIKNGVPSYVYFQNRIAGDLEQRAQLREPANILILNTTRADTAEYRCEVAAIDDQRDFDEILISLAVRVKPVVPRCRVPDAVTVGTSTELRCLENEGFPASQYRWYHNNEELPQEPKNSPKSANSSYIINPDTGGLKFRRVRKEDAGDYYCQARNDAGYAQCPSQMMEVYDVDYLGIFLKALGAVTVFVCLTASICHSFKRGCFHKKGHNENNYNWPAQNDGVVYGDADEGHFRHKSSFII